Proteins encoded by one window of Cucurbita pepo subsp. pepo cultivar mu-cu-16 chromosome LG14, ASM280686v2, whole genome shotgun sequence:
- the LOC111810580 gene encoding uncharacterized protein LOC111810580, with amino-acid sequence MGSRLGRRVIHFANLPIKLLMPTSFTNITEIALKTIPSASKIEIKRVLESLYGFEVDKVRTLNMDGKKKKRGGLLIAKPDYKKAYVTLRNPLSISPDVYPIRIIEEDKRNMNKQSKFSIVEEGEAKRHWLHEKEPVEFKSYKGFANRGRRQTGSAETIEPSTKFPWSSMRSGR; translated from the coding sequence ATGGGAAGCAGACTCGGGAGAAGAGTTATTCACTTCGCTAATCTTCCAATCAAGCTTCTTATGCCAACCTCCTTCACCAACATCACTGAAATTGCTCTCAAAACCATTCCTTCAGCTTCCAAAATCGAAATCAAACGCGTCCTTGAGAGCCTCTACGGCTTTGAGGTCGATAAAGTTCGTACTCTCAACATGGAcgggaagaaaaagaagcgcGGAGGTCTTTTGATCGCAAAGCCTGATTACAAGAAGGCTTATGTTACTCTCAGGAATCCCTTATCAATCTCTCCGGACGTGTATCCGATCCGGATTATTGAGGAGGACAAGAGGAATATGAATAAACAGTCTAAGTTCAGCATTGTTGAGGAAGGCGAGGCCAAGAGGCATTGGCTACATGAGAAGGAGCCTGTGGAATTCAAATCTTACAAGGGTTTTGCTAATAGAGGCCGCCGACAAACTGGCAGTGCTGAAACTATTGAACCATCGACTAAGTTTCCTTGGAGTAGCATGAGGTCTGGTAGGTAG